A segment of the Frankiales bacterium genome:
ACGAGGGTGTCGGAGATGACGCCGGCCACCGGCACCGCGTGCGACCCGTCGTCGTCGGTGTAGACGAACGTGGCCTGGAAGGCGCCGAGGGCCGCCGCGCCGATCGCGTCGCACGTCGTGCCCGTGTCGCCGGTGGTGAACCTGTTGGACGCCGTCTGCCCGTCCTCGGAGGTCCACTCCAGGACGCCGATGGTGTTGGGCGCGAACCCCTGCACGGAGATGCTGAAGGGCAGCGTCACCAGCGAGCCCCCGGGCAGCGCCGGGCCGCTGCAGTCGGCCGACTGGTGCAGCACGAGCTCGCCCACGGGGGCGTCGGCGGACGCCGCGGGGGCGGCCGCCAGGGCGGCCCCGGCCAGGCCCAGCAGGAGCAGCGTCGCGGCGGCGGCGCGCCGGGGAACGGGGGTCACGCGCACCAGGATGACGCCTCGGAGCCGTCCTCGGCCACGGGACTCGCCCGGACGGGTGAGCGCCGACAGCGCAGCGTCACCCTCCCGGGCCCGATGTCACGGGTGGATCGGTCGTCTCCCGGGCCGGGAAGCAGCCCTTCCACCGGTGACGTCGCGAACGGGGGAGGTCACTCCCACTCGATGGTGCTGGGCGGCTTGCTCGTGATGTCGAGCACCACCCGGTTGACCTCGCGCACCTCGTTGGTGATCCGGGTCGAGATCCGCGCGAGCAGGTCGTAGGGCAGGCGCGACCAGTCGGCCGTCATCGCGTCCTCGCTCGACACCGGGCGCAGCACGACCGGGTGCCCGTAGGTGCGGCCGTCGCCCTGCACGCCCACCGAGCGGACGTCGGCGAGCAGCACCACCGGCAGCTGCCAGATCGAGCGGTCGACGCCGGCGGCCGCGGTCTCCTCGCGCACGATCGCGTCGGCCTCGCGCAGCACGGCGAGCCGCTCGCGCGACACGGCGCCCACGATGCGGATCGCGAGGCCCGGGCCCGGGAACGGGTGGCGCCACACCATCTCCGGCGGCAGGCCCAGCTCCGTGCCGACGGCGCGCACCTCGTCCTTGAACAGCGTGCGCAGCGGCTCGACGAGCGAGAACTGGAGGTCCTCGGGCAGGCCGCCCACGTTGTGGTGGCTCTTGATGTTGGCGGTGCCGGTGCCGCCGCCGGACTCGACGACGTCGGGGTAGAGCGTGCCCTGCACGAGGAACTCCACCTGCTGGCCGTGCGCGCCGGCCTCCTCGACCACCTCGCGCGCGGCGTCCTCGAACACCCGGATGAACAGCCGCCCGATGGTCTTGCGCTTCTCCTCCGGGTCCTCGACGCCGTCGAGCGCGTCGAGGAAGCGGTCCGAGGCGTCGACGACCTTGAGCCGGATGCCGGTGGCCGCGACGTAGTCGTTCTCCACCTGCTCGCGCTCGCCCTTGCGCAGCAGGCCGTGGTCGACGAAGACGCACGTGAGGTTGTCGCCGACCGCGCGGTGCACGAGCGCGGCGGCCACGGCGGAGTCGACGCCGCCGGACAGCCCGCAGATCACGAGCTTGTCGCCCACCTGCGCGCGGACCGCCTCGACCTGCTCCTCGATGACGTTGGACGCCGTCCACGTCGGCTCGATGCCGGCCACGGAGTAGAGGAAGTGCTCGAGCACCTTCTGGCCGTGCTCGGAGTGCATCACCTCGGGGTGGAACTGCACGCCGGCCAGCCGCCGGGTGAGGTCCTCGAAGCCGGCCACGGGAGCGCCGTCGGTGACGGCCGTGACCGTGAAGCCGGCGGGCGCTCGGCGTACCGAGTCGCCGTGCGACATCCACACGAGCTGCTCGGTCGGCGTCCCCGAGAACAGCGCGGACACCGGCTCGGTGACCGTGAGGGTGGTGCGCCCGAACTCGGAGAGACCGGTCTGCGCGACCTCGCCGCCGAGCGCCGCGGCCATGGCCTGGAACCCGTAGCAGATGCCGAAGGTCGGCACCCCCGTGGCGAACAGCGCGGGGTCGACCTGGGGGGCGCCCTCGGCGTAGACCGACGACGGCCCGCCGGAGAGGATCACGGCCGCGGGGTCCTTCGCGAGCATCTCCTCGACCGGCATGGTCGACGGGACGATCTCGCTGTAGACCCGGGCCTCGCGCACCCGGCGCGCGATGAGCTGCGCGTACTGCGCCCCGAAGTCGACGACGAGGACCGGGCGGTGCGGGGGGATGGTCACCGGTTCGCAGGCCTTCCGTCGGTGGCCGCGCGCCCTCCGTCGGGCGGCGCGTGGCCCGATCCTAGTCGGCGGCGCGCGCCGTCCCCGCCGGCGGCGGCGCCGTCGTCAGCCCGACGTGATCGACGAGGACCAGCTGCCGCTCGCGAGCAGGTACACCAGCCATACCGCCCACAGCACGAGGCCGATGATGCCCAGCACGAAGCCGGCCTGGGCCGTGCCGCGGTTGGTGGCCAGGCCCTGGTCGGCCAGCGCCATCCCCTTGCGCCCCTGCACGATCGCCACGATCCCCAGGATGATCCCGCAGCAGACCAGGCTCAGGATCCCGGTGACGAGCGCGGTGGTGCCCGGACCGTTCTGCGGCTGCGCGTAGCCCCAGGCGGGCGCGCCGGGCTGCCCCGGCGCCGGCGGGTACGTGGGCGGCGGGACCGCGCCCGCGGCAGGCGGGGGCGGTGGGGTGCCGTAGACAGGGGACGGGCTCCCATACGGGGGCGGGGGCGCGCCGTAGGGAGGAGGGGGCGGCGGGGCGGGGGTGCCGCCATAGCCCGGAGGGGGCGGCGGCGGGACGAACGGGTCGCGCTCGGGCGGGACGTCGGACTCGCTCACAGCATCACCTCGAGGTGCCGGGCCGGACGTCCCGGCGCGCACGCACGACGGTAGCGACGGGGGCGTCCTCTGGCCGGAAACCGGGGCGACCGGCGTGCCGGGCCGGACCTACGCTCGACCGGCCATGGTGATGTCGGACCTTCCCCTCCCGGACCCGGGAAGACCCGACCTCCGCTCCCCCGCCGCGTACCTGCTGTGGCTGGCGCGCCGTCAGTGGCGACCCCTGGCGCTCGGCACCACGTGGGGCATCCTCTGGATGGTCGCGATGGCCGCGGTGCCGGCGGCCATCGGCGCCGGCGTGCAGGCCGCGGCCGACGGGGACGAGGCCGGTGTCGTCCGGGCCACCGTCGTGCTCGTGGTGCTGGGCGTCGTGCAGGCCGCGGGAGGCGTGCTGCGGCACCGCATGGCGGTCACCAACTGGATCACCGCCGCGAGCCGCACGCAGCAGCTCGTCGTGCGGCACGCGGCCTACCTCGGCGCGACGCTGCGGCGCACCATCGCCACCGGCGAGGTCGTCGCGGTGACGAGCAACGACGTCGAGAAGATCGGCAGCGGCTTCGACGTGTTCTCGCGGTTCATGGGGAGCGTCGTCGGCTTCGTCGCGGTGCTGGTCGTGCTGCTGCGCTCGGCGCCGCTGCTCGGTGCGCTCGTCCTCGTGATCGTCCCGCTGCTCGCCCTCGCGGTCGGCCCGCTGCTGCGCCCGCTCGAGCGGCGCGAGTCGGCGCAGCGCCACCTCGTCGGCCGCGCCTCCGAGCTCGCGTCCGACACCGTCGCCGGCCTGCGCGTGCTGCGCGGCATCGGCGGCGAGGAGCTGTTCCTGCGCCGCTTCCACGAGGCGTCCCAGCGCGTGCGCTCCGCGGCAGTCGACGTCGCCAAGGTGCGCTCCCTTCTGGAGGCCCAGCAGGTGGCCCTGCCCGGCCTGTTCCTCGTGCTCGTCACCTGGGTGGGCGCCCGGCTCGTGCAGAACGGCACGCTCGAGGTGGGGCAGCTCGTCGCGTTCTACGGCTACTCCGCGTTCCTCATGACGCCTCTGCGCACCTTCACCGAGGCGGCGCAGCGCTGGACCCGCTCCTACGTCGGCGCCGCCCGCGTGGTGCGCGTCCTGCGGCTCGAGCGCGACGACGCCGACGCGCCCGCCGGCGGATCGGCGATCGCGCCGCTGGCCGTCCTGCACGACCCGACGTCGGAGCTCACCGTGGAGCCCGGCGTGCTCACGGCGGTGGTGTGCGCCGAGCAGTCCGTCGCCGACGCCATCGCGCTGCGCCTGGCCGGCATCGGCCCCGGCGGCCGCGACGTCACCCTCGACGGCGTGCCGCTCGCGCGCATCCCGCGGGCGCAGGCCCGCGCCGCCGTCCTCGTGCAGGACAAGGACCCGGTGCTGCTGTCCGGCACCCTCGCCGACCTCGTCGACGTCCCGCGCTCGGGCCGCGTCACCGTGTCCGACGCCGTCCGCACGGCCTCGGCGTACGACGTGCTCGACGCGCTGGTCGACTCCTCCCCCGAGGTGTCGGACCCGCTCGCCGCCCGCATCACCGAGCGCGGCCGATCGCTGTCCGGCGGCCAGCGCCAGCGGCTGGCCCTGGCCCGCTCCCTGGTGGCGGACCCGCCGGTGCTCGT
Coding sequences within it:
- the guaA gene encoding glutamine-hydrolyzing GMP synthase, coding for MTIPPHRPVLVVDFGAQYAQLIARRVREARVYSEIVPSTMPVEEMLAKDPAAVILSGGPSSVYAEGAPQVDPALFATGVPTFGICYGFQAMAAALGGEVAQTGLSEFGRTTLTVTEPVSALFSGTPTEQLVWMSHGDSVRRAPAGFTVTAVTDGAPVAGFEDLTRRLAGVQFHPEVMHSEHGQKVLEHFLYSVAGIEPTWTASNVIEEQVEAVRAQVGDKLVICGLSGGVDSAVAAALVHRAVGDNLTCVFVDHGLLRKGEREQVENDYVAATGIRLKVVDASDRFLDALDGVEDPEEKRKTIGRLFIRVFEDAAREVVEEAGAHGQQVEFLVQGTLYPDVVESGGGTGTANIKSHHNVGGLPEDLQFSLVEPLRTLFKDEVRAVGTELGLPPEMVWRHPFPGPGLAIRIVGAVSRERLAVLREADAIVREETAAAGVDRSIWQLPVVLLADVRSVGVQGDGRTYGHPVVLRPVSSEDAMTADWSRLPYDLLARISTRITNEVREVNRVVLDITSKPPSTIEWE
- a CDS encoding ATP-binding cassette domain-containing protein, encoding MVMSDLPLPDPGRPDLRSPAAYLLWLARRQWRPLALGTTWGILWMVAMAAVPAAIGAGVQAAADGDEAGVVRATVVLVVLGVVQAAGGVLRHRMAVTNWITAASRTQQLVVRHAAYLGATLRRTIATGEVVAVTSNDVEKIGSGFDVFSRFMGSVVGFVAVLVVLLRSAPLLGALVLVIVPLLALAVGPLLRPLERRESAQRHLVGRASELASDTVAGLRVLRGIGGEELFLRRFHEASQRVRSAAVDVAKVRSLLEAQQVALPGLFLVLVTWVGARLVQNGTLEVGQLVAFYGYSAFLMTPLRTFTEAAQRWTRSYVGAARVVRVLRLERDDADAPAGGSAIAPLAVLHDPTSELTVEPGVLTAVVCAEQSVADAIALRLAGIGPGGRDVTLDGVPLARIPRAQARAAVLVQDKDPVLLSGTLADLVDVPRSGRVTVSDAVRTASAYDVLDALVDSSPEVSDPLAARITERGRSLSGGQRQRLALARSLVADPPVLVLDEPTSAVDSHTEARIASALHEARAGRTTVVLTSSPLVLDRADRVALVLDGRVVATGRHRELLRDDPAYRAVVTREVAEAGEPGAAADHAAGGPREEVTSS
- a CDS encoding DUF4190 domain-containing protein, which encodes MRAGTSGPAPRGDAVSESDVPPERDPFVPPPPPPGYGGTPAPPPPPPYGAPPPPYGSPSPVYGTPPPPPAAGAVPPPTYPPAPGQPGAPAWGYAQPQNGPGTTALVTGILSLVCCGIILGIVAIVQGRKGMALADQGLATNRGTAQAGFVLGIIGLVLWAVWLVYLLASGSWSSSITSG